DNA from Candidatus Binatia bacterium:
CGAACGAAGCGAAGGACATCAAAGCTCAAATGTTCGACGGATCGAATTCGGCCATCCGCCACCCCGACCAGCGTGGCACCCTTGGCCCCTGTCTCGCGAATATGGCGCGCCTGCAGATTTCCGGGGAAGACAATCCACGGATCTTCAGCGACGATCTCGCGTTGGTGGACATGCCCCAAAGCCCAATAGTCATAGCCGTGGGATCTCAATTCATCCGGCGAGCAGGGCGCGTAGGGATCATGTCCCTCCCGGCCGTTGAGGGCCGTGTGCAAAACACCGATATTCAGAGCTCCGGCGATCGCCTTGGGGTAGCTGGCCGCAAGATTCTCCCTGATCGCCGCGGTGGCGAAACTCTGACCGTGCAAGGCAGTTCCGGTGGCAGGATCACGAAAGGTCTGCGGTTTCGTTTTCGAAAATCGATACACGCCCTCGGGGTACACAAGGGCAGCGGCCGTCTTGCCTTGTGCATCGTGGTTGCCGGCCGCGAGATAAACCGAAATCCCCGCTTGCGAGAGTTCACGCAATCGCTGGGCAAACCAAAGCCCCGTTCCATGGTCTTTCCAGTCTCCATCAAAGATATCTCCGGCCAGAACGACAAACGCGACTTCGAGTTCGATCGCCTTGGCTACGAGATTCTCGAAAGCTCGGCGAGTTGCACCTCGGATCGCCTCGACCGGCGCCTCTTCATAGCGCTCCAGCCCGCGCAGCGGACTATCAATATGCAAATCAGCTGCGTGCAGAAAACTGTAATTTTCGATTGGCATCAGACGTCTCTCTACCGAAACTCGTAGACACCCGTTGTCTACGACGAAGCCGAGGGAATGACCAACTCACCAGCGAGAAAAGATCGCACCTGAAGATCAGCGGCCGGAGAAAAGAAATGATCAGCCGCACTCCGCGCCACCACTTTCCCCTCCAGCATCAGCAGACAACTCTCCGCAAGGCGGCGAGCCTGAAACTGATTATGGGTGACGAAGATGATCGTTGTTTTCTGAGTGGCATGCTCCTCGCGGAGCAGATTCTCGATGATAGATGTATTCAGAGGGTCGAGGTTTGCCGTCGCCTCATCGAGCAATAGAATTTCCGGCTGGATCGCCAGTGCCCGCGCCAAAGCGACGCGTTGCTGTTCGCCCCCCGAGAGCTGCAGCGCCGAGACCTTTGCCAGGTCCTTCAATCCCACCCGATCCAGCAGCATAGCCACTCTCGCCGGATCGGAAATTCCTCGCATCTCGAGACCAAGCGCGACATTCTGTTCCACGGATCGCGATAAAAGCTTGGGCCGTTGGAAGACCGTAGTTACCCGGCGACGATGCTCGATCAAAGGCCTTCCGGGAAGTCGATCGCCAGACAGAAACAACGCACCCTCGTGTGGGGCTTCGAGGAGATTCAGAAGTCGAAGCAGCGTGGTCTTTCCCGCGCCGCTTGGTCCCAGAATCGCCAAAAACTCGCCTTGATGAATCTGCAGTTCCGGAACGTCCACCACGCAACGCCCCGCATACGATTGCCGGACGCCCGACAGGCCCAAAAGCACCTCAGCCGCGGCCACGAAGCGTCTTCCCTTCACCGAACGCAACCAGCAGAAAGTTGATGGCAAACGTCAGAGACACCAGGATCAGGCCCAATGCCATCGCAAGCGCGAATTCACCCCGTCTCGTTTCCAGAACGATTGCCGTCGTCAACACTCGGGTCTGACCCTCGATATTCCCCCCCACCAACATGACCGCCCCGACCTCGGAGATCGCCGCACCAAACGCCGCCGCGATCGCGGTGAGGACCCCCCCGCGGGCCTCGAAAAGCGTCCAGCGAGCCACCTGTCCCTTCGTGGCGCCGAGCGAGACAAGTTGAGGTTTCAAAGCGGGATCGACAGCCTCGACCGCCGTCATGGTCAACCCCATCACCAGCGGCAGGGCCAGGAATGTCTGCGCAGTAATCATCGCAGCGGGAGTGAAAAGCCAACCCAGATCCGCCAGGGGCCCGCTCCGGGACAAGAAAAGGTAGACCGCGAGGCCCACCACAACCGGCGGCAGACCCATCCCGGTGTACATCAACCCGCGGATCAATCCACGGAAACGCGGACCAGCTTCCAGTCCGCACAATGCTCCGATCGGCAGACCGAGCAAGGTGGCCAGAAAAAGCGCGCCCAGAGACACCTGCAGAGTCATCTCAAGGATCTCGAGGAGCCTCGGATCCAGCCCCGCGACGAGACGTAAAGCTTCGGCGAAGGCTGTCTGGATCGTTTCCCAGGAACCTTTCATCGAGACCTCCTAGGACAGGCCATCTGCATCGTCGGGAGGAGCGGCAAGCTCATCGCGTGGCTCCTTCTGATTATGCACTGGATAGAACAGTGGCTGGGTCCCGTTGATGCTACGAAAGGCTGCAATTTTGCGCTGCACATCGGGAGAAATGATCCACTGCACAAAGGATTTGGCCATACTGCTGTTCACACCGGTTTTGGCATCGGAGACGACAAGAACACCGTAGGAGTTTCGCAGGCGAACATCTTGATTCTCGAGAATTGACTGCCCGCCAACCTGAATCTCCAGATCCGACAGATGTCTGATTTGCGACAGGAATGTGCCGCGATCCGTCAACGTATAGGCGCCCCGCTCGTTTGCGTAGGTCAGAGTCGCGCCCATACCCTGACCGAGAGCGTGGTACCAACTGCTTCCCTTGTCGAGCTCCATGCCACCGAGAGCCCAAAGCTTTATTTCCCTTGAATGAGTCCCGGAATCATCACCCCGGGAAGCAAAAACTGCCTTGGCCTTCGCGATTCGAGCCAGTGCGTCGAGAATTCCGCTTGATCCTTTTGTGTTGGCCGGATCGTCACGGGGGCCGACGAGAACAAAATCGTTATACATCACATCCGAACGATGCGTGGCATGGCCCGCCGCCAGAAAACCCTCCTCGCGTTCGCGAGCATGCACAAGGAGTACATCCGCATCACCAGCCCGCCCCAACGCCAGGGCATGTCCGGTTCCGACCGCAATCACGTCAACTCGGGCATGGAAGCGTGTCTCGAAATCTCCGAGAATCGCGTCCAATAATCCCGAATCCGCGGTACTTGTGGTCGTAGCGAGTCGTAAAACCTCAGTTTCACTGCTGGCACTCACTGTCGGCTGCAAAATGATCAACAGAAAGCTGGCGATCAGAGCCGGCAAGCATCGTCTGTTCGATCGCGAGTCCATGCCACCAACCTAGCGATTTCAGACGGTAGAAGCATACTGGACGCGGCGCCCTCCAGATTCGAAGAGGCTCCTTGCTTTCGCTGTCAGCCACCCCATCCTGCCATGGCGGCAGGCCTGAGGAAGTTTCTCAGCTCCCGTGCCTCAGGCTTCGATCTCGGTCCCGTCGACGAAGAAACCACGGTCCTCGATCATTTGCCGCGCTTCGTCAGCACTCCGCCCGGGCGTTGTCAGATAGCCAGCGACGAAGATCGAGTTGGCGGGGTACAGCGCCAAATGCTCATCTTCGCCCAGCGTCGTCTCGCTGCCTCCGGCGGCGCGGATATCTGCCTCGGGGTTCAGGAAACGCATCAAACAGAGGGCGCGCAACGCACGCTCCTTGTCGACCTTGTCTTCGTTGCCCAGTGGCGTTCCTTCGATCGGATGCAGAAAGTTGACCGGCAGAGAATCTACCCCCAACTCGCGGAGTGCAAATCCCAACTGGACGACATCCTCGTTATCCTCGCCCATCCCGATAATTCCGCCACAACAGGTGTTCATCCCGGCCCGCTTCGCGGCCTGAACCGTTGCGACACGGTCGGCATAGGTATGGGTCGAGCAGATATTATCATGGTGACGCTCGCTGGTGTTCAGGTTGTGATTCACCCATCCTACTCCGGCATCCTTCAGCTTCACCGCCTTCTCGTCGTCCATCAAACCCAGCGATACGCAAATCTCCAGGTCCGGATGCTCTCGCTTGATGGCACGGGTTGTTGCACAAAACTCGTTGATGTCGCGGTCGCTTGGCCCTCTGCCGCTGGTTGCCATGCAATAGCGGCGGGCGCCGCGTTCGACGGCGCGCGAAGCTCCCTGAATCAACTGACCTCGCTGCATCAGCGTGTATGTTTCGATCTCGGCGGTCGAGACCTTGGACTGCGAACAATAATTGCAATCCTCGGGGCAAAGACCCGACCGCGCATTTTGAAGCATGCAGATCTTGACCCCGCGCCCCCAGCGCTTCTCCCGAATCCGGAGTGCGGCCGCCAGCAGATCTTCCATTTCTTCCAAGGGGGTGCTCAAAATTCGATGTGCCTCCTCGCGGGTGGGAATTCCCCCGGCGAGCACACGGTCCGCCAAATCGGAGAAAAAGCTGCCGGTTCCCGAAGGAGTTTCAGTCTCTGAAGAAATTTGAGTCTGCATACGGAACCAAAGGTACCAAATAAGAAGCGTGGTTCAATTCAGCTCCCGGAATCCCCGAATCCGCCAATTCACCAGCCGGCGCCAGCGCCAAACAAGCCCCGAGGTGGCCAAGGGTGGGGCAGGATGAACGGACTCGATCGACTGGGGGTTTCGCCCGAGGATTTCTGCGGAAACCCGGAAAAACCCTCAAATCCGGCAATATAACGCACTCCGCAAGGAGTTCGCTTTATGGATCGAACGAACGACGGGATGAAAGTTTGACTCAATTCGGATTTGAGGGGTTGCGCACCGGACGGCTTCGGTCGTAAGCTTGTGGCATCGTAATGAGGCGTCGCAAGGCTCCTGCCCCCACAACTCGTTTAAACACAACCACCTCAGGACGAAACGAATGAAATTTGGCATACCGCATCGGGACCCATCCGCAGCGAAGCGGGGAAGGACGACCTATGGCATCGGGTTGGTTCTGCTGGGCTTGCTCCTCGCGGTTCCCGCCCAGCAAGCATCTGCCCTCGCCCTGAAGGCGGACGCCACCCTGATTCCAGATCCAACCGGTGGCCAAATCTCGGGCGAAGTGACTTTCGACCTCCCTCAGAGAGTGCGCATCGGCGACACCACCTTCAAGATCTGCCAGACAGACAAAACGCTTTGCGGTCGAACCCATACCTGCACCCTCAATCCGCAAAACTCTACCGACCCGAGGGCCAACGGCAATATCAAATTGTTGCTGAGAGCCTCCCGCGGAACGAAGATCGGGGGCGTATTTGTCGGCGCCGTCACCGCCGGTGCGGGATGGCTGCTTCTGGAAGCTGGTTGTGATGGGGATCCATCAACAGCGGATGCATTTCAGGGGGACCTTGCATCGATCTTTGCCGAAGTCGCGATCATCGCGGCTCAGGCTCTGGATTCGAATCATGGGCATCCCGACGGGATCACGATCAAGGAAGAATTGAAGGATCGCTTTCAGATTGCTGCATGCCGCGACAATGTCGAGTTCAAGATCCTGGATTTTCACGGCTATCAGGTCAACAACCGTGGCGGCAGTGCGACAGGACTGGCAAGTGCCAAGGTCAAACTGATCTTCCGCAAAAGTTGCTGACCCCCCCCCGCTCGAGAGTTCATCTTTCGGCGCCCATCGAGACGGCAGGACACCTTGAACATCCCTGCATCCTTCGAGGTGGCGCGTTCTTCGCGTCAGACCGGCTTGTCGCCGCAAACGCTGGCGCGTTCCATCACCCGGGCCTGCGGCCAATAATCGCTGCTCGCGTAGTGCTGCAACGAGCGGTTGTCCCAGAAAACAACGGTGCCAGGCTCCCATCGAATCCGGACCTGATACTCCGGATAGTCTGCGTGAGCACAGAGCTCCTTGAGGATATCCTCACTCTCCCGAGAGGAAAGCCCGATGATTTCCCGGGTGAAAATCGAGTTCACAAAAAGGCACCGCTTGCCGGTTTCGGGGTGTGTTCGCACCACAGGATGCTCGACCACGGGATAGAGAGCACGCATCTCGGCCGCCTTGTCCTCGGGAACGTTGTGGCCGAAGGCCTTCATATAGTCATGCCTGGCGGTCAGGCCATCGATGCGCGACCGTAGCTCCGGGTCCAAACCTTCGTATACCGCATTCATATCGCAAAAGAGGGTGTCACCCCCGACGTCCGGAACTTCAACCGCTCGCAGAACCGCACCCAGGGAAGGGCACTCTCGCCAGGTCACGTCATGATGCCATTGGTTTTCGTAGCCACTGACATCGGGGCCCTTCTCGAAACGGACCAGCTCCGGCTCCTCCGGGTTGGGCGGAATGAAGGGGTGGATTTCCAGATCTCCAAAAAGTCTTGCAAAACCTGCATGCTCGGCTGATGTGAGGGTCTGTTCGCGAAAAACGATGACCTTGAAGGCACAGAGCGCATCGCGGATCTCCGATACCTGATCCGGCGCCAGATCGGGTCCGATGGAGATGCCGTGAATTTCCGCTCCCAAAGTGACCCCGAGAGCTTTCGTATCAAAACCCCTGAACCTGAGGGCCGCCAGGCGTTCGCGCTCGGCCGCCAGATGACTGCATGGGCCGATCCAGCGGCCATCGTCCGACATGCGGACTCTGGTAGCCGGAAGAACCGCGCTCGGGTCCTTGTCCGCTACGATTTCCTGGGCCGGCTTTGCCATAATCCGTTCTCCTTTTGGCTCCCGAACCCGCGACCGATCATCGGGCGCCCGGGCAAAAACTACCCCGTCAACAACTTCAAGAGATCTGTTGCATCCAGCATCAATCTCGCATCAGGCTGCTTTGAGCAAGTCCGGACGCCGCGGCGGCCAATTCGAAATCGAGCTCCGTCAAGCCACCAGCGTCGTGTGTCTGCAGTTCGATGACCACCCGATTGTACACATTGCTCCACTCCGGGTGGTGATCCATTTTTTCCGCAATCAGGGCCACCTGTGCCATGAAGCCGAACGCCATCACGAAGTTCGTAAACGTGAACTCGCGATGCAAGCGTCCCGAGCGCAGTTCCCATGCGGGCAGCTCTCCCAACTTTTGCTCCACCTCAATCTCGGTCAACTTCGCAGGTCGGCTCATGAAAGAGATGTAACACGAAGTGGAGGGCCTGCCCGCGTGACTATCGAATCGAGTTTTCGGGATTCAGCCCGGAGGTCCGTCAGTGGCACGGGAATTTATCCAAGAATTTGACGCTACGCGTCTAGTCGCACCGGGTTGCTTTCAGCCTGGATTCGTAGATCATGCGGATCGCGCTCGGTCCGGCGATCTGCTTGCCATTCCATTCGGAAACAATCGATACCGCGACTTAATGGGGGGATAATGAAACAATCTATTTTTGTTCTATCGCAGGGCTACCGTCTGCTTGCCGTTCTTTTCGTATCCATGCTGCTCGCACCACCGGTTCTCGCGCAGGACGAGGCGCCGAATACCGCGCCTGCTGCCCCCTCGGAGTATCTGACCGAGGCCGTTGAGGGCGAGAACGAGGTCGGCGGCACCGATGCCCAACAGGTCGATTCTCAGGAAGTCCAGGCCGACGAAGCTCTGGCGGGCGAAGACGTCCCCGGAGTTACGCGGTTCAAGCAGCAACAGATCGAGGAAATTGTCGTGCAGGCGCGTAAACGCGCCGAACTGCTGGAGGACACGCCCGTCTCGGTCACAGCCCTGGGCGAGAACACTCTGCGGGAAGCCGGGATCACTCGACTCGACCAGATTCAGGAGCTCGTCCCCAACCTGCAATTCCAGAGCGGGCTCGGCGGCCAGGATGTTCAGATCTACATTCGCGGCGTGGGCACCGACCGTGCCGATCTCGCCTTCGACCCCGGCGTCGGGGTCTATGTCGACGGCGTCTTCCTGCCCCGCGCTCAAGGGAACTTTCTCGACGTGCTCGACGTGGAACAGATCGAGGTTCTCCGAGGACCGCAGGGGACTCTTTTCGGGAAAAACACTATCGGTGGTGCGATCAACATAACCACTGTGAAGCCCGGACCAGAGTTGGAAGGCTTCGCCATGGTGAAAGCTGGCAACTACAACTCCGTGGTGGCCCGGGCCAGTATCAATATCCCGATCGACATCGGGTGGTTCGAAGACAAACTTTTCTCTCGATTCACCGTCGGATCGAATAACCGCAAGGGCTATGTGTACAACGCGCTTCGTGACGAGCACTGGTCGGACGCGAACTCCATCACGTTTCTGGGGTCCCTTCGCTTCCTGCCGTGGGATGATATCACCATCGATCTCAGCGGCACCTACTCAAGCGAGCATACCCGCGCTGCAGGAGGATATTGCGTCGTGGCCAACGAGGGCGCCGCCCTGGGAAGCCCGCAGCTTTTCAATGCCTGCAACGAATCTAAAGATCCCTACGTGACCTATGCCGACACCAATCAAATGCAGGCCATCGAAAGTTTCGGAACATGGGTGACAGCTGCCTGGGATGCGCCCGACTTCGGATTCCTTGAGGACAACCAACTGAAAATCCTCACCTCGTGGCGCAAACAGAGGCCTCGCAGGCGTTCAGACGTCGACAATACCCGGGTCCCGGTTATCAACCTGCAAAGCCTGGGTGCTGCGGGTAACCCCCAAGCGATGCCCTCCTTTGCGATGAATGGTGCGCCTGGTCTGGCGCAGCAAATCTCCACCGAGGTCCAATGGAGTGGCGGAATTACAGACAAGTTCAACTATATCGCTGGCTACTTTGTGTTTCTCGAGCAAGCAACTGAGCGACTCTCCACACAGGTCCAGGCGCAGCTCGGACCCAACGGGCCGCCATACCCCTACGACCAGGGTGTCAATCCATCCCCGCCCTACTGCAGCCTCCCCGGAGCATCATGCCTGCCAGGTCGTGCCACTCGCAAAAACACCAACATCGACAACTGGACCTGGGCCATGTTCGCGCAGGGTACTTGGGACCCCACCGACTGGCTCGCGATCACCGGTGGCATTCGATACACCGAAGATAAAAAAGGTCTGAGCTATAAAGAGTGGAGCTGGGGTGCCCTTGCACCTTACGACATCAATGCCAACACGCCCATCCCCGACACTGGTAATAATCCTCAGGGCCTATCCAAACGGAAACTCTTCAAATCGTGGACACCGATGGCGACGATCGCCGCTACGATGCCGGAAGAATACTTCGACGATACACCGCTCGATCATTTGATGGGTTACTTCACCTACTCCCAAGGATTCAAAGGTGGCGGGTTCGGTGTCCTGACTGGCGGTGCTCAGGCAGCAGACGATGTCCGCGCATTCAAACCCGAATACCTCGACAACTTCGAGATTGGCCTTAAAACCGTCGCCTTTGACCAACTACTCACAGCCAACATCTCGATCTTCGTCGGCCTCTACCAGGATATTCAAGTGGTCAGTAACAAAGCGGAAGGCGTCGATACGGAAGAAGTCTCCATCGTTACCATTGTCAACAACGCGGCATCCGCAACCACGCGCGGCATCGAATTCGAGCTGGTGGCCCGGCCTATCGAGGGTTTGATACTCATGAGCAACCTCGGCTTCCTCGATGCCGTTTACAACAACTTCCAGGATACCGAGAGCGGATTCGACGCCTCCAACATTAACCGCAGCGGCCAGCGGTTCAAAGGGGTGCCGCGCTTCAACAGCTTCCTCGCCGCACAGTACTCGATGCCTTTGGATGTCAACGGCCCTCAATGGCTGCAGGGCTGGGTGACACCACGTATTGAGTGGGCCTATACGAGCGCGATCAACTTTGTCGGCCCCGAAGTCCCGCAGGCTCGTCAGTCGGGATGGAACGCCATCAACGCACGTCTCTCGTACTCCTTCATGAATGACGACGCTGAAGTCGGCTTGTGGGCGAAAAACCTTTTGAATATCGGAACGGCGCAGTGGATGTCGCCGATCGTCAACAGCTTCGGAGTCCTCGGCAAATACTACACGATCAAGCGCACCTTTGGAGCCGAGCTTTCCTACCGATTCTAGAGGAAGACAGCTCCGGGAGGTCAGCCGGATTGACCGAACGGTCAGGGGAAGATTTGATTTCCTCTGGCCGTTTGGCATTTAGGGACTCTATTCGGGTGTGGATTTCATGATTGTCGTCCCAGGTAATCGCGGACGCACCTGATAAACCTTGCCCACAAAAGGGAGTCTTTGTCATGAGCCTCGATCCGAACCAGCGTCTGATATCGGCCGACGACCATATGGATATTTACGTGCTGCCCGAGGACCTCTGGCAAACACGACTCCCCAAAGCCTACCGCGACAAGGGCCCCCGTGTGGTCGACACCGACGACGGACCCTACTGGCAATGCGAGGGACGCACCTTCAGTCCCTACGGCAGAAAGTCCAAGGGCTTTCTTTCGGCAGATGATTTCGGTTTCCGCCCAAGCCAGCCGGCCGAGCGCATCAAGGACATGGATCGTGACGGCGTCTACTCGCACGTGATTTACTCGCCGACGACCACTGCGCTGAAAATCGAAGAACCCGGGCTGAAGGTCGAATGCCTGAAGGCCTACAACGACTGGGCAGCCGAGTTCAACGAGCACGATCGCAATCGCCTGATCGCCCTGCCCGATATTCCTTCGGACGACCCCGCCAGTGCCGCTGCCGAATTGCAGCGTTGTATCGAAATGGGCCACCGCGGCGTCATCATCAGCTCTGTCGCCGATACGATTCGACGGGGCGTGAAACCGATCTTCGATGAAAGCTGGCATCGCTTTTGGGACATCGCGCAGGAGGCCCGCACGCCGATTCATATTCACCTCGGCGGTGGCCTGCACAGCATCGAGCCGGTTCTGCGCTCGTGGCGCTTTGCTGCCATGGTGGCGGTCGCCCCCGTGCAGCTCGACGAGGTTCTCGCAGGCATGATCTTCTCGGGGATTCTGGAGAAGCGGCCGGAGGTGAACTTCGTTCTCGGGGAAGCTGGTCTGGGTTGGATTCCCTATATCCTCGAGCGAATGGATCACGAGCTGCATAAATTCGGCCCACAGCTCGAGGACCACCGGCTCGAGATGTTGCCGAGCGAGATCTTCCATCGCCAGGTTCTGGTCACATACGAGGACGAGGAGTTCGGGGTTGAGTGCATCCCGCGGATCGGCTTCGACAATGTCATGTGGGCCTCCGACTACCCCCACGGCGACAGCACCTGGCCCGAGTCACGCAAGGCGATTGCCAAGTCGCCGTTGGCCTCGTTAGGGGAAGAAGCGGTCCGCAAGATCACCTGGGAAAACGCAGCCCGCGTTTACCACATCGAATAGCAGCGCGTCCTGTCGAGAAAGACCTTCGACGCTTCAGAGCCAAGGCTAGCTCTGCATCGACTCGAGCATGGCTTTCATCTGCCGGTGGACTGCCTGAACCCCCTGTAGCGGACGGATCATCACCTTGAACTCGGTAATTTTCCCTTCCGCATCACAGGTAATGATATCGATCCCATTGACGACCTTGCCTTCCACCGTGGTCTCGAACTCCAGCGCAGCTTGTTGTCCAGAGAGGATCTTCTTGGTGTAACGGAAGCTACCTTCGGTTTTCCCGCCCGCAGACTTGCTGCCCCCGAGCAAAGCACCGTCGGCTGCTTCGCCCTCGGGTTCTCCGGGAAGAGCCTGCCCCGCGGCTTCGAGATACATTTTCGTGATGGCCTTGCCGCGTTGCGGGGTGAACACCACCGGGGAGTAAAAGACACAATCCTCATGCAAAAGTTCATCGAGCCCCCCGGGCAGTTGCCCACGAAGGTGTTGATGCCATTTCTCCATGGTTGCTTCGATCACGTCCATATCGCTTGCCCTTCCCTATCCCTGCAGCCGAACTGGATACGGCCGGGGAAATCAAATCCGCCGCACGCGAACCAGCACCAGCGGGATCCCACGGTGTCGCGGCGAAGCGACGAAAAACGCTCGGGACTCATCCGCAGGAATCCGCCGGATCAAGTCGAACGCAAGTTTGCCTTTCGTGAACGGATTGTTGACCCAACGGCCAGCCTCGGCTGCATCGACCAGCAGGTAGACCGGCTTTTCAAAAAGCTCAGCCATCCCGACCGTCCTCGAATGGCCCATCGAATACCGGAGCAACTCCTCGAGGTAGATCGCATCCGCGCCCGTATAATAGTTGATATTCTCCGCCGGCCGCCCATAGCGATAGCTGGTCAGAACCAGAGCCTCATCTTCCACCAGCTCCTCGAAATTGGCCTGCGCCACGGCCACCTGCTCGGCACCGAAGCTGGCCTGGCCGCCCCAGCTTTGATGGGTCCGCCAGCAAAACGTCCCGACAAGGAGAACCCCCAATACGAGACCGAAAATCTGGCGGGCCCGCATGCTGTCGCGCAGGCCTGCGGCCAACGCGCCGGAGGCGATCGCGGCGAGGAGCGCCAGAAGAACGTAAGGCAAGGCACTGGGCACATCTCGATTTATTCCGGAGGCAAGGATGATCACTCCGGCGACCACCACAAAAGACGCCCCGTAGGCCAGCCGCGAAGCACCCTTTTCCTGAAATCGTCCAATGACAGTGACCAGTTCACGCGCACCAAACAGGACCAGCGGCGTGAACAACAAGAAGGCTCCCGCCAGATAGCGTGGGTCAGCACGCGTCCAGAAGCTGTAGAAGAGAGTCGCCAGAACGATATAGGGGACCGTCGCCAGAAAAAGGATCGGCCTTCTGATCGACAGGCATGCTCCGAAGATGCCGAGAGCCAGACCCAGACCGCCAAAAACTTTACTGAATTGACGCAGGTTCCCGGGAAGCGTGGTCTCCAGATGCGAGAGGCGAAACCCGCCGCCCTGATTGAGCTTCCGGTATTGTCGGGGTCCGCGGATCTGATCCGCCGCCTGCGCGTCGGCAGGCAAAAACAGCTCGGCAAGCAGCGAGTTGTCGTTGTCTTCCTGCGGCCCCTGCGAGAGAATCTGATTCAACTCCAGAGCCTGAGTGGGCAGCAGCGGATTGCCGGTCGCGATCTGATTGTAGATCAAGAGGGGACTCACCCCGATAAAGAACGTGAGCACCGCGG
Protein-coding regions in this window:
- a CDS encoding TonB-dependent receptor; this encodes MKQSIFVLSQGYRLLAVLFVSMLLAPPVLAQDEAPNTAPAAPSEYLTEAVEGENEVGGTDAQQVDSQEVQADEALAGEDVPGVTRFKQQQIEEIVVQARKRAELLEDTPVSVTALGENTLREAGITRLDQIQELVPNLQFQSGLGGQDVQIYIRGVGTDRADLAFDPGVGVYVDGVFLPRAQGNFLDVLDVEQIEVLRGPQGTLFGKNTIGGAINITTVKPGPELEGFAMVKAGNYNSVVARASINIPIDIGWFEDKLFSRFTVGSNNRKGYVYNALRDEHWSDANSITFLGSLRFLPWDDITIDLSGTYSSEHTRAAGGYCVVANEGAALGSPQLFNACNESKDPYVTYADTNQMQAIESFGTWVTAAWDAPDFGFLEDNQLKILTSWRKQRPRRRSDVDNTRVPVINLQSLGAAGNPQAMPSFAMNGAPGLAQQISTEVQWSGGITDKFNYIAGYFVFLEQATERLSTQVQAQLGPNGPPYPYDQGVNPSPPYCSLPGASCLPGRATRKNTNIDNWTWAMFAQGTWDPTDWLAITGGIRYTEDKKGLSYKEWSWGALAPYDINANTPIPDTGNNPQGLSKRKLFKSWTPMATIAATMPEEYFDDTPLDHLMGYFTYSQGFKGGGFGVLTGGAQAADDVRAFKPEYLDNFEIGLKTVAFDQLLTANISIFVGLYQDIQVVSNKAEGVDTEEVSIVTIVNNAASATTRGIEFELVARPIEGLILMSNLGFLDAVYNNFQDTESGFDASNINRSGQRFKGVPRFNSFLAAQYSMPLDVNGPQWLQGWVTPRIEWAYTSAINFVGPEVPQARQSGWNAINARLSYSFMNDDAEVGLWAKNLLNIGTAQWMSPIVNSFGVLGKYYTIKRTFGAELSYRF
- a CDS encoding amidohydrolase family protein translates to MSLDPNQRLISADDHMDIYVLPEDLWQTRLPKAYRDKGPRVVDTDDGPYWQCEGRTFSPYGRKSKGFLSADDFGFRPSQPAERIKDMDRDGVYSHVIYSPTTTALKIEEPGLKVECLKAYNDWAAEFNEHDRNRLIALPDIPSDDPASAAAELQRCIEMGHRGVIISSVADTIRRGVKPIFDESWHRFWDIAQEARTPIHIHLGGGLHSIEPVLRSWRFAAMVAVAPVQLDEVLAGMIFSGILEKRPEVNFVLGEAGLGWIPYILERMDHELHKFGPQLEDHRLEMLPSEIFHRQVLVTYEDEEFGVECIPRIGFDNVMWASDYPHGDSTWPESRKAIAKSPLASLGEEAVRKITWENAARVYHIE
- a CDS encoding nuclear transport factor 2 family protein, translated to MEKWHQHLRGQLPGGLDELLHEDCVFYSPVVFTPQRGKAITKMYLEAAGQALPGEPEGEAADGALLGGSKSAGGKTEGSFRYTKKILSGQQAALEFETTVEGKVVNGIDIITCDAEGKITEFKVMIRPLQGVQAVHRQMKAMLESMQS